From a region of the Vagococcus coleopterorum genome:
- a CDS encoding Ohr family peroxiredoxin yields the protein MKKVYSTKVINTGGRSGEVRSADGSLSMLILPPGKKGDGATNPEQLFAAGFSACFNSALDYVKEQHNVTGESVVSATVGLYNMSQSALPDVQLGVEIEGHIEGLTLEEAQELLEVAHKVCPYSKAVKNNIELTVKAV from the coding sequence ATGAAAAAAGTATATTCTACTAAGGTGATTAATACTGGAGGGCGCTCAGGAGAGGTTCGTTCTGCAGATGGTTCATTATCAATGTTGATTTTACCACCTGGGAAAAAAGGAGACGGTGCAACCAATCCTGAACAATTATTTGCAGCAGGATTTAGTGCTTGTTTTAATAGTGCATTAGACTATGTTAAAGAACAGCATAATGTTACGGGTGAATCAGTCGTTTCAGCAACAGTTGGTCTATATAATATGAGTCAATCCGCGTTACCTGACGTCCAATTAGGGGTGGAGATTGAAGGTCATATTGAAGGGCTTACTTTAGAAGAAGCGCAGGAATTGTTAGAGGTTGCACACAAAGTATGCCCTTATTCAAAAGCTGTTAAAAATAATATCGAACTGACAGTTAAAGCTGTTTAA
- a CDS encoding nitroreductase family protein, translating into MLKKMTNDFNDITFGRKSIRVFDENHKIPQEDMLKMIEEATKAPSSVNMQPWRFVVVESDEAKAKLKPLVRFNGRQNDTSSAMILIFGDMLCQENGVEIYSQAVVEGKMPEEVKEQQLAAILPYYNSFTKEQMNDVVKIDSSLAAMQLMLVARTYGYDTNAIGGFESDQLAEAFDLDKERFVPVMILSIGKAVDEGYESVRLAPEKITSFK; encoded by the coding sequence ATGTTAAAAAAAATGACAAATGATTTTAATGACATTACCTTTGGCAGAAAATCAATCCGTGTGTTTGATGAAAATCATAAAATACCACAAGAAGATATGCTGAAAATGATTGAAGAAGCAACGAAAGCTCCTTCTTCAGTCAATATGCAACCTTGGCGTTTTGTTGTAGTGGAAAGTGATGAAGCTAAAGCTAAATTAAAACCTTTAGTCCGTTTTAATGGACGTCAAAATGATACCTCATCAGCAATGATTTTAATTTTTGGTGATATGTTATGTCAAGAAAATGGTGTAGAGATATACTCGCAAGCTGTAGTTGAAGGTAAAATGCCTGAAGAGGTTAAAGAGCAACAGTTAGCAGCTATTCTTCCATATTATAATAGCTTCACTAAAGAACAAATGAACGATGTTGTTAAAATCGATTCAAGTCTAGCAGCGATGCAACTGATGTTAGTTGCTCGTACATATGGTTATGATACGAATGCGATTGGTGGATTTGAATCAGATCAATTAGCAGAAGCGTTTGATTTAGATAAAGAACGCTTTGTACCAGTTATGATCCTTTCAATAGGTAAAGCTGTGGACGAAGGCTATGAGTCAGTACGCCTAGCACCTGAAAAAATTACAAGTTTTAAATAG
- a CDS encoding MarR family winged helix-turn-helix transcriptional regulator, with the protein MTEQSPHLEQSICFQMYVASKEIIRLYKPYLNEYNLTYTGFIAMLAIEDGMSVSSLGEALFLDSGTLSPLLKKLEKHDLIKRVRSKEDERVLVLKLTEQGQLLKEKLPKISETIYKQINEQAPTINYPQLLETLRTINRTL; encoded by the coding sequence ATGACGGAACAATCCCCTCATTTAGAGCAAAGCATTTGTTTTCAAATGTATGTGGCATCAAAAGAAATCATTCGCCTTTACAAACCTTATTTAAATGAATATAACTTAACTTATACTGGTTTTATTGCCATGTTAGCAATTGAAGATGGCATGTCTGTTAGTTCATTAGGTGAAGCTTTGTTTTTAGACTCTGGCACGCTAAGTCCCTTATTAAAAAAACTAGAGAAGCACGACTTAATAAAACGAGTTCGCTCAAAAGAAGATGAACGTGTCTTAGTTTTAAAATTAACGGAGCAAGGACAGTTACTAAAAGAAAAATTGCCAAAAATATCAGAAACTATTTATAAACAAATTAATGAACAAGCGCCGACTATCAATTATCCTCAACTATTAGAAACTCTGAGAACCATCAACCGCACATTGTAA
- a CDS encoding YdeI/OmpD-associated family protein: MSDSLFFTTQIEFTNWLEDHHLTSNELWVGFYKQKSKKVSISWSESVDCALAFGWIDGIRKSIDEESYKIRFTPRKPNSVWSKINVEKVQKLIELNQMRPEGLALFNQRKDQIGYSSVDRNVDLPTDYHFEITKNIKALAFYNQLPPSYKRDSIWWVMSAKKEETQLRRLHRLITAWEEKDMLRP, from the coding sequence ATGAGTGATAGTTTGTTTTTTACAACTCAAATAGAATTTACAAATTGGTTGGAGGATCATCATCTAACTTCTAATGAACTGTGGGTAGGTTTTTATAAACAGAAATCAAAGAAAGTAAGCATCTCTTGGTCAGAATCAGTCGATTGCGCACTCGCTTTTGGCTGGATCGATGGTATTCGAAAATCCATTGATGAAGAGAGTTATAAAATCCGCTTTACACCACGCAAGCCTAATAGCGTTTGGAGCAAGATTAATGTTGAGAAAGTCCAAAAATTAATCGAGTTGAACCAAATGAGACCTGAAGGATTGGCCCTTTTCAATCAAAGAAAAGATCAAATTGGTTATTCATCCGTTGACAGAAATGTTGATCTACCTACAGACTATCACTTTGAAATCACAAAAAATATAAAAGCATTAGCATTTTATAACCAACTTCCACCTTCTTACAAAAGAGATTCTATCTGGTGGGTCATGAGTGCCAAAAAAGAAGAAACACAACTTAGAAGACTCCATCGTTTAATTACCGCATGGGAAGAAAAAGATATGTTACGCCCATAA